One genomic window of Clostridioides sp. ES-S-0054-01 includes the following:
- the typA gene encoding translational GTPase TypA gives MSQKHKIINIAVIAHVDAGKSTLVDAFLSQSGVFRKNEVVKDCVMDSNDLEKERGITIYSKNCAINYEDYKINIVDTPGHSDFSSEVERVMKTVDTVILLVDASEGPMPQTRFVLQKSLEFGLKPILFINKIDKKDQRAEEVVNEVFDLFVDLNATDEQCEFPIIYGIAKQGIAKLEMDDDSEDLSPLFKTIVNHVEAYPDYDNEPLQFQISALAYDDYVGRLGIGRIYKGTLKNNTQVAICREDSVVSKGKVSKLSVYEGLKQVEVDEATSGEIVVIAGIPDISIGETICDLDSPLPMEMIKIEEPTLSMNFLVNDSPFVGKSGKFVTTRHLKDRLEKELEVNVGLKVEPLDTTDGYKVSGRGELHLSILLENMRREGYEVGVSKPEVLMHKEDGKLMEPIERVVVNCPEVYSGTIINELNMRKGMMESMSIEGDYVKIEFLAPTRGLLGYRSEFINATRGEGTLVRSFEKFEEFKGEIPSRGNGVLIAQGPGVTMGYSLNALSDRAVMFVDPGVEVYEGMIIGMNSRKDDMVVNPCKNKKMSNVRASGSDDAIKLSPPRIFTLEEALEFIEDDELVEITPDSIRLRKRFLNEHDRLRYNKSRQGK, from the coding sequence ATGTCACAAAAACATAAAATTATAAATATCGCAGTTATAGCCCACGTTGATGCTGGAAAATCAACATTGGTTGATGCTTTCCTTTCTCAAAGTGGTGTTTTTAGAAAGAACGAAGTAGTTAAAGACTGCGTTATGGACAGCAACGACCTTGAAAAAGAAAGAGGCATAACTATATATTCAAAAAACTGTGCAATAAACTATGAAGATTACAAAATAAATATAGTTGATACTCCAGGACACAGCGACTTTTCTTCTGAAGTTGAACGTGTCATGAAAACTGTTGACACAGTTATTTTATTAGTTGATGCTAGTGAAGGTCCAATGCCTCAAACTAGATTCGTTTTACAAAAATCTTTAGAGTTCGGTTTAAAACCAATATTATTTATAAACAAGATTGATAAAAAAGACCAGAGAGCGGAAGAAGTAGTTAATGAAGTTTTTGATTTATTTGTAGACTTAAATGCTACAGATGAGCAATGCGAATTCCCTATAATATATGGTATTGCTAAACAAGGTATTGCTAAACTTGAAATGGATGATGATAGTGAAGACCTTTCTCCTCTATTTAAAACTATTGTAAATCACGTTGAAGCTTATCCTGATTACGATAATGAACCTCTACAGTTCCAAATATCAGCTCTTGCATATGATGATTATGTAGGTAGACTTGGTATAGGTAGAATTTACAAAGGTACTCTTAAAAACAATACACAAGTTGCTATATGTAGAGAAGATTCTGTTGTATCTAAGGGAAAAGTATCAAAACTTTCTGTGTATGAAGGTTTAAAACAAGTTGAAGTTGATGAAGCTACTAGTGGAGAAATAGTTGTTATAGCTGGTATACCTGATATATCTATAGGTGAAACTATATGCGATTTAGATAGCCCATTACCTATGGAGATGATAAAAATAGAAGAGCCTACTCTTTCTATGAACTTCTTAGTAAATGACTCTCCATTCGTTGGAAAAAGTGGAAAATTCGTTACAACTAGACATTTGAAAGACAGACTTGAAAAGGAACTTGAAGTAAATGTTGGTCTTAAAGTTGAACCTCTTGATACTACTGATGGATACAAAGTTTCTGGACGTGGAGAGCTTCACTTATCTATACTACTTGAAAATATGAGACGTGAGGGTTATGAAGTTGGTGTTTCTAAACCTGAAGTTTTAATGCATAAAGAAGATGGAAAACTAATGGAACCAATAGAGAGAGTTGTCGTAAACTGTCCTGAAGTTTACTCTGGTACTATTATAAATGAATTAAATATGAGAAAAGGTATGATGGAATCTATGTCAATAGAAGGAGACTATGTAAAAATAGAATTCTTGGCACCTACTCGTGGTCTTTTAGGATATAGAAGTGAATTTATAAACGCTACTCGTGGAGAAGGTACTTTAGTTCGTTCATTTGAAAAATTTGAAGAATTCAAAGGAGAAATACCTTCAAGAGGAAATGGTGTTTTAATAGCCCAAGGACCTGGTGTTACTATGGGATATTCTCTTAATGCTTTAAGTGATAGAGCTGTAATGTTCGTAGACCCTGGTGTAGAAGTTTACGAAGGTATGATAATTGGTATGAATTCTAGAAAAGATGATATGGTAGTCAACCCTTGTAAAAACAAGAAAATGAGTAATGTACGTGCTTCTGGTTCAGATGATGCTATAAAATTATCTCCTCCTAGAATATTTACTCTTGAAGAGGCTCTAGAATTTATAGAAGATGATGAATTAGTTGAAATTACACCTGATTCTATAAGACTTAGAAAAAGATTCTTAAATGAACATGATAGATTAAGATATAACAAGTCTAGACAAGGTAAATAA
- a CDS encoding threonine synthase, with translation MYYSSTRGTEEKVTASQAIIKGISNDGGLYVPSKFPNVKNELINLVNLTYSQIAFFVLSKFLCDFTEDEIKNCIENAYDEKFDCTSIAPLNKVNDTYFLELYHGPTLAFKDMALTIMPHLLKTSIKKDNLEKDVVILTATSGDTGKAALEGFKDIDKIKIIVFFPEDGVSPVQKLQMKTQTGKNTYVIGIKGNFDDAQSGVKKIFSDKEFNQKLLDNNYILSSANSINIGRLLPQVAYYFYSYMKLVDNGEIQLNDKINFVVPTGNFGNILAGYYAKQMGLPINKLICASNDNNVLYDFFKTGVYDKNRALKLTTSPSMDILISSNLERLLFEISNKNTDIVNKLLLDLNDKGVYKINEDMEKNLVSFYGEYSNEEEVKNTINNVFKNYNYLIDTHTAVAYNCYEKYKKETSDNTKTVIVSTASPFKFSENVLKSIDCDFKNLDDFAIIDRLSSISKIDIPKPIKNLKDAEILHKDICEKDELKLAIKKFLKV, from the coding sequence ATGTATTATTCAAGTACGAGAGGCACCGAAGAAAAAGTAACTGCATCACAAGCAATAATAAAAGGAATCTCAAATGATGGTGGTCTTTATGTCCCAAGTAAATTTCCAAATGTAAAAAATGAACTTATAAATTTAGTAAATTTAACGTATTCTCAGATAGCATTTTTTGTACTTAGTAAATTTTTATGTGATTTTACTGAAGATGAAATTAAAAATTGTATAGAAAATGCATATGACGAAAAGTTTGATTGCACTAGTATAGCTCCATTAAATAAAGTAAATGATACTTATTTCTTAGAACTATACCACGGTCCAACTTTAGCGTTTAAAGATATGGCACTTACTATAATGCCTCATCTTCTTAAAACATCTATCAAGAAAGATAATTTAGAGAAAGATGTTGTGATTCTTACTGCCACATCTGGAGATACAGGAAAGGCTGCTCTTGAAGGATTTAAAGATATAGATAAAATAAAGATAATTGTATTCTTCCCAGAAGATGGTGTAAGTCCAGTACAAAAACTTCAAATGAAAACTCAAACTGGAAAAAATACATATGTAATTGGTATAAAAGGAAATTTTGATGATGCACAATCAGGTGTAAAGAAAATTTTTTCTGATAAGGAATTTAATCAAAAATTATTGGATAATAATTATATATTATCTTCCGCAAATTCAATTAATATAGGAAGACTTCTTCCACAAGTTGCATACTATTTTTATTCATATATGAAATTAGTTGATAATGGTGAGATACAGTTAAATGATAAAATAAATTTTGTTGTCCCAACTGGTAATTTTGGTAATATTCTAGCTGGATATTATGCTAAACAAATGGGTCTTCCAATAAACAAATTGATATGTGCATCAAATGATAACAATGTTCTTTATGATTTCTTTAAAACTGGTGTATATGATAAAAATAGAGCATTAAAATTGACTACTTCTCCTTCTATGGATATATTAATTTCTAGTAATTTAGAACGCTTACTGTTTGAAATATCAAATAAAAATACTGATATTGTAAATAAATTGCTATTAGACCTTAATGATAAGGGAGTCTACAAGATAAATGAGGATATGGAAAAAAATTTAGTTTCATTCTATGGAGAATATTCAAATGAAGAAGAAGTTAAAAACACGATAAATAATGTGTTTAAAAATTATAATTATTTGATAGATACTCATACTGCTGTTGCATACAATTGTTACGAAAAGTATAAAAAAGAAACTTCTGATAACACAAAAACTGTTATTGTAAGTACTGCAAGTCCATTCAAGTTTTCTGAAAATGTTCTAAAATCTATAGACTGTGATTTTAAAAACCTTGATGACTTTGCTATAATTGACAGATTATCAAGTATTTCTAAAATAGATATACCAAAACCTATTAAAAATCTTAAAGATGCTGAAATACTACATAAAGATATTTGTGAAAAAGATGAATTAAAACTAGCTATAAAAAAATTCTTAAAGGTATAG
- a CDS encoding DUF1450 domain-containing protein: MIRVCPNCSNVDVNKLKTLVGEENVKTGCIGQCRAFKKEAVGIIDNELEIKETEAEFFEACKE, translated from the coding sequence ATGATAAGAGTATGTCCAAACTGTTCAAATGTGGATGTAAATAAGTTAAAAACTTTGGTTGGAGAAGAAAATGTAAAGACTGGTTGTATAGGTCAGTGTAGAGCATTTAAAAAAGAAGCCGTTGGAATAATAGACAATGAGCTTGAAATAAAGGAAACAGAAGCAGAATTCTTTGAAGCATGTAAAGAATAA
- a CDS encoding copper-translocating P-type ATPase has protein sequence MSSNKVVESYKITGMTCAACAKAVERVTKKMDGVYDQSVNIATEKLKIEYDNSKVSFDDIKQVVEKAGYGIIKEESNKKIDMKIDGMTCAACAKAVERVVKKLDGVESISVNIATDKANIDYDPSKVKLSQIKAAIEKAGYKPIEEVRNKVDVDEDKLRKEREMKSLFVKFIVAIVFAVPLFYIAMGPMIIKPIGPWPLPEIINPMTNTFNYALVQLILVIPVMIAGYKFYINGFKALFSLSPNMDSLVAIGTLAAFLYSLYTTMQIANGQIQGMHHHQLYYESAGIIIALILLGKYLESKSKGKTSEAIKKLMGLQPKTAIVLVDGKEVETPIEEVEIGDILLVKPGTKIPVDGVVIEGYTSVDESMLTGESIPVEKNVGSKVTGASINKNGVIKFKAEKIGGDTALAQIIKLVEDAQGTKAPIAKLADTVSGYFVPIVIAIAVVASLLWFLIGGKDIVFVLTIFISVLVIACPCALGLATPTAIMVGTGKGAENGILIKGGEALESAHKVNTVIFDKTGTITEGKPKVTDIVLNNNVKEEYLIKIASSAEKGSEHPLGEAIVKYGEEKNIKFEKVDNFKAIPGAGIQVTINNESILLGNRKLMNDNNIKLGDLEEKSNVLASQGKTPMYIAVDGNLSGIIAVADVVKESSKKAIQILHDMGIKVAMVTGDNVKTANAIANQVGIDMVLAEVLPEDKSKEVEKLQNQGKFVAMVGDGINDAPALAKADIGIAIGSGTDVAIESADIVLMKSDLIDVPTSIKLSHETIKNIKQNLFWAFGYNTIGIPVAAGLLYIFGGPLLNPMIAAAAMSLSSVSVVSNALRLKNFKAYKRD, from the coding sequence ATGAGTTCAAATAAAGTGGTAGAGAGTTATAAAATTACAGGTATGACATGTGCAGCTTGTGCAAAGGCAGTAGAGAGAGTAACTAAGAAAATGGATGGAGTATATGACCAAAGTGTAAATATAGCTACTGAAAAACTAAAAATAGAATATGACAATTCTAAGGTTAGTTTTGATGATATAAAGCAGGTTGTAGAAAAAGCAGGATATGGAATAATAAAGGAAGAAAGTAATAAAAAAATTGATATGAAAATTGATGGAATGACATGTGCAGCTTGTGCAAAAGCTGTAGAGAGAGTAGTAAAAAAATTAGATGGAGTAGAAAGTATTAGTGTGAATATTGCAACAGATAAAGCTAATATAGACTATGACCCATCAAAAGTAAAATTATCTCAAATAAAAGCAGCTATTGAAAAAGCTGGGTATAAACCAATAGAAGAGGTAAGAAATAAAGTTGATGTGGATGAAGATAAATTGAGAAAAGAAAGAGAAATGAAGTCTTTATTTGTTAAATTCATAGTTGCAATAGTATTTGCAGTGCCTTTGTTTTATATAGCAATGGGACCTATGATAATAAAGCCTATAGGGCCATGGCCTTTGCCAGAAATTATAAATCCCATGACAAATACTTTTAATTATGCATTGGTTCAGTTAATTTTAGTAATACCAGTAATGATAGCTGGATATAAATTTTATATAAATGGATTCAAAGCACTTTTTTCTTTAAGCCCCAATATGGATTCTTTAGTTGCAATAGGAACATTAGCAGCATTTTTATATAGCTTATACACAACAATGCAAATAGCAAATGGACAAATTCAAGGTATGCATCATCATCAGTTGTATTATGAAAGTGCAGGAATAATAATAGCACTTATTTTACTTGGTAAATATTTAGAATCAAAATCAAAAGGAAAAACATCAGAAGCAATTAAAAAGCTTATGGGACTACAACCTAAAACTGCAATAGTGTTAGTTGATGGTAAAGAAGTTGAAACTCCTATAGAAGAAGTAGAGATAGGAGATATACTATTAGTAAAACCAGGGACTAAAATACCAGTAGATGGAGTTGTAATAGAAGGATATACATCAGTTGATGAATCAATGCTTACTGGTGAAAGTATACCAGTAGAAAAGAATGTTGGAAGCAAAGTGACAGGAGCTAGTATCAATAAAAATGGTGTTATTAAGTTTAAGGCTGAAAAAATTGGTGGAGATACTGCTCTTGCTCAAATAATAAAGTTAGTTGAAGATGCACAAGGTACAAAAGCACCTATTGCTAAACTTGCTGATACTGTATCTGGATATTTTGTACCAATAGTAATTGCAATAGCTGTAGTTGCATCATTATTGTGGTTTTTAATAGGAGGAAAAGATATAGTATTTGTACTTACTATATTTATATCAGTACTGGTAATTGCTTGTCCTTGTGCATTAGGATTAGCAACACCAACTGCCATAATGGTTGGAACTGGAAAGGGAGCAGAAAATGGAATATTGATAAAAGGAGGAGAGGCACTAGAATCTGCACATAAAGTAAATACAGTAATATTTGATAAAACAGGTACTATAACAGAAGGAAAGCCAAAAGTAACAGATATAGTATTAAATAATAATGTGAAAGAAGAATATCTTATTAAGATTGCTTCAAGTGCAGAAAAAGGCTCAGAACATCCTCTTGGAGAAGCAATAGTTAAGTATGGAGAAGAAAAGAATATAAAATTTGAGAAAGTTGATAATTTTAAAGCTATACCAGGTGCTGGTATACAGGTTACTATTAATAATGAAAGTATATTGCTTGGAAATAGAAAGCTTATGAATGACAATAATATAAAGCTTGGGGATTTAGAAGAAAAATCAAATGTATTGGCAAGCCAAGGTAAGACACCTATGTATATAGCTGTAGATGGAAATCTATCAGGCATAATAGCAGTTGCAGATGTAGTTAAAGAAAGCAGTAAAAAAGCAATACAAATACTTCATGATATGGGAATAAAAGTTGCAATGGTAACTGGAGATAATGTAAAAACTGCAAATGCTATAGCAAATCAAGTAGGTATAGACATGGTTTTGGCAGAGGTTTTACCAGAAGATAAATCAAAAGAAGTTGAAAAACTACAAAATCAAGGTAAGTTTGTTGCAATGGTAGGAGATGGAATAAATGATGCTCCAGCCCTTGCAAAAGCAGATATAGGGATAGCAATAGGAAGTGGAACAGATGTAGCTATTGAGTCTGCGGATATAGTACTTATGAAGAGTGACTTAATTGATGTTCCAACGTCAATTAAACTTAGCCATGAAACTATAAAAAATATAAAACAAAACCTATTTTGGGCATTTGGATATAATACGATTGGTATACCTGTAGCAGCTGGATTATTGTATATATTTGGAGGACCTCTATTAAATCCCATGATTGCAGCAGCAGCCATGAGCTTAAGTTCAGTTTCAGTCGTTTCAAATGCACTTAGACTTAAAAACTTCAAGGCTTATAAGAGAGATTAG
- a CDS encoding response regulator transcription factor — MNSSILVIEDDSNIQELISEFLSAEGYQVDTANDGLEGIQKFKQGSYDLVILDIMMPNLDGYGVCKMIRKSSSVPIIFLTALNDEGDQLKGFDLECDDYITKPFSFNLLIKRVEAILRRSNKTINDKFIVFEKLKLDLNTYIAEIDGEPIELTLKEFNILKALIEKYPQVITREGLLDSIWGYDYYGDTRIVDAHIKNIRKKISLPYIKTVKGIGYTLEKDI; from the coding sequence ATGAATTCGTCAATACTTGTAATTGAAGATGATTCAAATATACAAGAGTTAATATCAGAATTTTTAAGTGCAGAAGGTTATCAAGTTGATACAGCAAATGATGGGCTGGAAGGTATACAAAAGTTTAAGCAAGGAAGTTATGACTTAGTGATATTAGATATAATGATGCCAAATCTAGATGGTTATGGAGTTTGTAAAATGATAAGAAAGTCATCAAGTGTTCCAATTATATTTTTGACTGCTTTGAATGATGAAGGAGACCAACTTAAAGGGTTTGATTTAGAATGTGATGACTATATAACAAAACCATTTTCATTTAATCTTCTTATAAAAAGAGTAGAAGCAATTTTAAGGCGAAGCAATAAGACTATAAATGACAAATTTATAGTTTTTGAAAAATTAAAGTTAGATTTAAACACATATATCGCAGAGATAGATGGAGAACCTATAGAACTTACACTGAAAGAGTTTAATATATTAAAAGCTTTGATAGAAAAGTATCCACAGGTTATAACTAGAGAAGGTCTTTTGGATAGTATATGGGGTTACGATTATTATGGCGATACTAGGATTGTTGATGCACATATAAAAAATATAAGAAAAAAAATATCATTACCATATATTAAAACTGTAAAAGGAATAGGATATACACTTGAGAAGGATATTTGA
- the trxB gene encoding thioredoxin-disulfide reductase, translating into MVDIIVIGAGPAGLTSAIYAMRAGLSVTVFEKNIYGGQVASTSEVENYPAVQKISGVEFSNNIYNQAVAQGVDIQFDEVEEINLEGKVKVVKTSSGEHKAKAVILANGVERRKLGCVGEQEFTGRGVSYCATCDGAFFKDKEVAIVGGGNTALEDALFLANNCTKVYLIHRRDSFRGEEVLEKSVKARKNIEILYSHSVEKIEGEKTVSKIEVKNLKTEEKRTIDVSGIFIAIGLKPNNKMFENVLDLDEGGYIVSDESCTTSIEGVYVAGDSRTKFLRQIITAASDGAIAAVQAANYINVE; encoded by the coding sequence ATGGTAGATATCATTGTAATTGGTGCTGGACCAGCAGGTTTAACTTCAGCAATTTATGCTATGAGAGCAGGATTAAGCGTTACAGTATTTGAAAAAAATATTTATGGAGGGCAAGTTGCAAGTACATCTGAGGTGGAAAATTATCCAGCAGTTCAAAAGATTTCTGGAGTAGAATTTTCTAATAATATATATAATCAAGCAGTTGCTCAAGGTGTTGATATTCAGTTTGATGAAGTTGAAGAGATAAATTTAGAGGGAAAAGTAAAGGTTGTAAAGACCTCTTCGGGAGAACATAAAGCAAAGGCTGTTATTCTTGCAAATGGAGTTGAAAGACGTAAATTAGGTTGTGTAGGAGAACAAGAATTTACAGGTAGAGGAGTATCTTACTGTGCAACATGTGATGGAGCATTTTTTAAAGATAAAGAAGTAGCCATAGTAGGTGGAGGTAATACTGCACTAGAAGATGCTTTGTTTTTAGCCAATAATTGTACAAAAGTGTATTTAATTCACAGAAGAGATAGTTTTAGAGGTGAAGAAGTATTGGAGAAATCTGTGAAAGCAAGAAAGAATATTGAGATACTTTACAGTCATAGTGTAGAAAAAATTGAAGGGGAAAAGACTGTATCAAAAATAGAAGTAAAAAATTTAAAGACCGAAGAAAAAAGAACTATAGATGTTAGTGGTATTTTTATTGCTATAGGTCTTAAACCTAATAATAAAATGTTTGAAAATGTTCTTGATTTGGATGAAGGTGGATATATAGTTTCAGATGAGTCTTGTACAACATCAATAGAAGGTGTATATGTAGCAGGAGATAGTAGAACTAAGTTTTTGCGTCAAATAATAACAGCAGCATCAGATGGAGCTATTGCAGCCGTTCAAGCAGCTAACTATATAAATGTTGAATAG